TCCATGTTTGACACCTTTGGGCTAAATGCTGCTATTGTGGATGCCTtgagttattttaaaaaacacacacactttaatCTCTAccttgttttttttatttatgcCATGCATTTATTTCTAATTCATGTCCTCCATTTTGAAAGGGAACCAGATGCAATTCTACAGCTACTGTTACCCTCACCACAGATCTACTCAGATAAACAGCCAAATCAACATTTGGTGCAATCAAACTTAGTTGATTTGCAATGACAGCTTAGGGCAATAGAAGCAAGCTGATGTTTACTTGCGATTCCCAACCCACAGTTTTGACAGAGCAGCCTTCATCTCTGTATTCCTGAATGTGTAGATGACAGGATTCAGAAATGGGGTTATTGTGGTGTAGAACATGCTCACCACACCATCCACAGAGTCCTGAGAAGCTGGCCTCAAGTAATGGAAAACGACCGGGACGTAAAAGATAATGACCACAGTGATGTGGGCCGTGCAAGTGGAGAAGGCCCGGCGACGCCCTTCACTGCTTCTGATCCTCAAAATGGCAGAGACAATATACACATAGGAGGTCAGGATAAGGATGAAGCAGGCCGTGGCCAAAAGCCCAACATCCACTATGGTCATCATCTCATTGAGAGCTGTGTCTGCACAAGCCAGCTTCAGTAGGGCAGGGATGTCACAAAAGACGTAGTCAATCTGGTTGCTCCGTCCAAAGGGCAATTGAAAGGCGAGGGTCGTCTCTAACACGGAGTTCAGGCAGCCTCCGATCATGGAACCCAAACAGAGGGTGAGGCAGACTCTCCAATGCATGATGTGGCTGTAGTGGAGGGGCTTGCAGATAGCAATGAACCGGTCATAAGCCA
The sequence above is a segment of the Heteronotia binoei isolate CCM8104 ecotype False Entrance Well chromosome 15, APGP_CSIRO_Hbin_v1, whole genome shotgun sequence genome. Coding sequences within it:
- the LOC132583052 gene encoding olfactory receptor 10G6-like, translating into MECPNQTVPTVFIISGFSFSKELKAPLFLFFLLMYILTLCGNSLIVWVVTTDIQLHKPMYWFLCHLSFLDMAFSSIVVPRVIAGFFPGGNSISFGECACQVFFFYFLGCTESLLYTVMAYDRFIAICKPLHYSHIMHWRVCLTLCLGSMIGGCLNSVLETTLAFQLPFGRSNQIDYVFCDIPALLKLACADTALNEMMTIVDVGLLATACFILILTSYVYIVSAILRIRSSEGRRRAFSTCTAHITVVIIFYVPVVFHYLRPASQDSVDGVVSMFYTTITPFLNPVIYTFRNTEMKAALSKLWVGNRK